The Arachis ipaensis cultivar K30076 chromosome B07, Araip1.1, whole genome shotgun sequence genomic interval cgaCTAATTAATGCTTGAAAAACTGAGGAGCCAATGAACTGGAAATCAATTACTTAAGATTTGTCGTGAAAGATCTTTGCAAACTTCAAGATAAGTAAACAATGTTTGATTTCTCTAAAAGTATAAACATCTCCGAAGCCCTTGACTCTCACCATCTTTGTCTTCTCTCAAAGCAACATTCAAACTCTCTGTCCTTAAGCATTCAAGCATTCAAGCATTCGAGCACTCAAGGTTCTCAAGCTCTTAGTAAGACACAAGCTTGCCCCCTTCAAATCAGGTTTATTAATCTAATTAGCACTTGACCGGGATACAAGTTTCAGTTGTTAAAACTCAAGATGCATCCTATGACATTGCTAGAAGCAAACACCCAAGGGGACACTTTTGGCTATGCTCAACCCACTACTGAGCAAGTTAATTACATGGGAAACTCCTCcagaaaccccaataatgattCCTAGGCCAATACTTCCAATCAAGGATAGAGGAATCACCCTAACTTTGGGTAGAGAGAGTAGCCACAGAAGTCCCAACAGAGCTTCAACAATAACCAGGGCGGATCCAATTAGAACAGGTTTAACAACCGACAGTTCTAGCCCTCTCAGCAGCAGCAAAAGCCCTCTCAAACACAGATAATCTCTGACTTAGCCACAATAGTCTCTAAACTTTCAAAGGCCACTCATAGCTTTATACAAGAAACAAGAGCTTCAATTCAGAACTTGGAAGTAtaagtgggtcagttgagcaaGAAGATACTTGAGAGACCTCCTAAGACTCTTCCCAGTAACACAgaggtaaacccaagagaagagtgcaaggccctcaTCATGCGCAAGGAAGCCGAGCCTAGAGGGATGCATACTACTGAGGAATTTAAGGAAGAAAAGGCTCAAGAAAAAACTTGAAGCACATTGCTACATGCCCCATTGGTGGCACAGGAGCCTGAAGCACCACACCCTTAGAAGCTTCAAGAGGAGACCAAGGATCAGGAGTTGACTCAATTCTTAGAAATCTTTAAAAAGTTgcacatcaatattccttttgctgaggtgttGGAGAAGATGCCTCCCTACAAGGCCAATTTGAAAAGCGCACTCTCTGAGAAGAAGGCCTTCAAGGGAGATGAAACTGTGGTGTTGACCAAGGACTGCAGTGCACTAGTTCAAAAGAGGCTACCTAAGAAGTTGTCAGATCCTGAAAGCTTCCTAATTTTCTGTACTATTGGGACTATCACATTTGAGAAGGCATTGCGTGATTTGGGttcaagcataaatctgatgcctctatctgtgatgaagaagctggggATCCAAGAGGCGTAGCCTACAAGAATAGCACTgaagatggcagacaagtctcGGAAGCAGGCATATGGATTGGTGGAGAATATtctagtaaaggttgaaaaccTTTACCTCCCTGCGGACTTTGTGATACTTGATACGGGAGAGGATACAGATGACtctatcatcctaggaaggccattcctagccactggaagagccctGATTGATGTTGAGAGACGAGAATTATGCCTGAGGATGCATGAGGACTATTTGTTGTTCAAGGTTTTTAAACCTCCATCAATCTCTAACAAAGGAGGTACTTGCTTGCATGATGGTGGTGTTCACTAGAAGTCCAATCATAACACATACTGTGAACAGGATCCTGTCTCTGGAGCTTGTTGAGCTGATTCGTGagagcacaggaaagaagttcagaatgaggggtgaagatctgagcccctatgatcctttTCCTTAGAGGAGCTACCCGTCAAGCTATTGACggaaaagaagcgcttgttgggaggcaacccaaccataagtatcctttagtttgttttagttttattttagttttgttttaagtttgtttttatttcatttttcattgatctttagagtttttctagtttttctaacgtttgtgatcatgtaCAGCAATTAGAACAGGAACAGGAGAACTTAGAcagaaaaatagcacaccctggagaagacATGCTGGGGGCGCTAGACACCAGGGAGGGCGTTTAGCGCCATAGGGGGAGCAGCAAATATGGGTGTCTAACTCCCACTTTGGGAATTTTACATTAATTTAGCACTACCCTTggggcgctaaatgccaggcATTTAGCGCCAGCGGTGCTCATCCCAATTATAAAAAAAAGGGAGGTTGATCCTctgctggcattaaacgctagaactggcgttaaatgccagaactggcgtTTAGCACCCAACAGAGCTGTTTCAAATTTGAAGGAGGTCTTGTCCAATGGTTTACCCCACTCCCTAACCACTTTTATCTATTCAAACTTATGCATTCTTTCTCCTCCTTACCCACTTTTTCATCCACATTCATCTATTCCATCACCCATCACCTCCCTTGATTCTCTCAACCAACCTCCCACTCCACCCAATCCACTCTCATCTATCCCATCAATCTCTCCTCCAAACaacccaaaattcaaatttcaatttcatcCCCCCACCGATACCCCATAACTGAAACCCAACCCCTccccacctataaataccccactCTTCCTCCACTTTTATCACACCTTATACTACTCTCTTCTTTTTACTTACCTTTCACCATACAAactcccttttctttcttttccccttCCCCTTAGTCAATGCCGAAGACTTCCCCTCTATTCCCTCCTATccattttatttcttattttctatttttattttactcgGAGATGAGCAAATCTTTTAGGTTTGGTGTTGGGCACTccgctttttcttcatttttactATGTCCATGGCACCCAAGATCAGAGAATCCTCatcaagaaagagaaaagagaaggctCCTACATCCGACCCATGGGACTTCACCCGGGTCTTTTCCAAGACACATGAGGACCACTTTTATGAGGTGGTGCATAAAAAGAAAGTGATTCCCGAGGTCCGCTTCGATCTAAAGCAGGGTGAGTACCCGGAGATCCTGTACCAGATTCTGAGTTAGGGTTGGGATGTTATGATCAACACTGTGACTAAGATTAGAGTATTGATGGTGCGAAAGTTTTACGCCAATGTTTGGGTAACATACAAGCATGTCAGTGGCATGAACCCGGAGCCGAAGAATTGGTGCACCATGGTCAGATGGCATATCATGGAATTAAGCCCAGAGAGTGTGAGGGTGGTATTGCAGTTACCAACATCTGGAAAGGACCCTCATTCATACACTCGTAGGGTCAACACTGACCAACGTTTGGATCAAGTTCTTGCTGACATTTGCCTCCTCAGAGCTCAGTAGAGGAGGGATTCTAGAGGTAAGCCGTTGAtagaccactattttatggtttatcttgtgctcaattgggtggtttttatcaagtccttacccacttattcatatgatttgcatgattttacaatttcttcctagttttgttctatgattgaaaacttgtttcctaagcctttaatttatatattttaattcccctttatgccattcgatgccgtgatctgtgtgttcagtgtttcaggctttgcaaggcaagaatggcttagaagatggagaagaagcttgcagaaatggaagtagcacaagaaataaaggagacaaccagcgagcatcgacgcgcacgcatagctcacgcgtgcgcgtgatctggagatttttacagtgacgcgtgcgcgtacctgacgtgtacgcgtggattgaagttctgctagacgacgcgtgcgcgtgcttgacgcgtacgcatgacacgtgAAGAtgaccagtgacgcgtacgcgtgacttgcgcgatctgcagaaaatactgggggcgatttcgggccgagtttggacccagtttccggcccaaaaacacagactagagccaggaaacGAACAGAGACTCAAGATACATTCTCATTagcgtagttttagttttagatcaaaatcttagagagaaattactcttcctctaggttttctttcacattcatatttttagttttttgcttttgctttggatattgagaagagtcattacctccattgaagttGCTATTATCCCAGTTTGTTTTTTTAtccccttactcttccatatccttaatctttgttcagagttacaattggattatttttagaatttattaatgcaaaggattatttttacctttaattaattctcagttattatttatcatgtcttccttttattccctttttagtTCTGTGcaagttatattcatgtcaatggagtagactcccaacttgacttgggggttgattaaatggagacattagagttggaatgctcaagtgattagttaaattgaaagttgttggctaattctctatttactaatgctagaccttcccaagggagaggactaggatttgcgaataagagttagctcaattacttgactttcctttatttattaagggttaactaagtgaaaataacaacctctttatactacatttgagagaattccaacaaggacagaacttccaattaatcattcccccagtcaaggctttttaattagaatatataaatctcttttaattttcattgcattaatttacaattatttatttcctgttattcaactctcaaaaattctcggaaaacccttgattaataagatagcacccttttgtcaactcgttaggagacgacctaggattcatactcccagtatttttattctaattttgtgacaacctttctaaattgatgagcggatttttgctggttaagaactcgcaacgtatttctatattgatttcttaatggGCCAATTTCTGCCctccatcaatttttggcaccgttgccggggagttgcaattgtgtgctaaattattaattagtgtacatatttttaattttcgcgtatttgattttattttattaccatgagctgtatgtttctttcattgaatgatgtGTTCGTTGCctaatccgagcttagccgcatttgatcctgaaattgaaagaactctttcacgtattaggcgagctcggcgtaggctagcctctgagggtggtgaagtggttgttATCGATTCACAGTCTCATCTGAAggcgaatctgaagcgccatctgaggaagaaacaagctccttttctactaattcggttgatttaggcgtaggtaatatggcggagcccaggaggatcactctccaggaagctagagctccagact includes:
- the LOC107607331 gene encoding uncharacterized protein LOC107607331, which encodes MADKSRKQAYGLVENILVKVENLYLPADFVILDTGEDTDDSIILGRPFLATGRALIDVERRELCLRMHEDYLLFKFYANVWVTYKHVSGMNPEPKNWCTMVRWHIMELSPESVRVVLQLPTSGKDPHSYTRRVNTDQRLDQVLADICLLRAQ